The region ACAGTTTCTTAAATCTCTTCAGACCTATAATTATTATTGATGTCGTCGTTGTTTCGATCATCATATAAGCAGCAGGATTTGTGAACTATTCTAGGAATGAAATTCTATTCATCAGTTCTCATCTAATCATTTGGTTTGCCCTTGCAACTCTGCACCTGTTTCTCACAGCTACACACATTACAACCTCACCATTACCCTAGTCTCTCAGCTGCACACATCACAACCTCACCGTTACCGTCATTATCACAGCCCTCATGTCATTAGATACATAATATACATGGAAGACGTTTAAAGTGTTCCTTAAGTGTAAGTTTTGAAGTAGTTGTACATGCCAATATACAACTATAAATCAGATTAAATTACACAGCGGTGTCCTAACTAAAGACACCCCGAAGTTTAGTATATAACTTTCTGTCTTTCCAAGTCAATGGCTAACCTTAGTTCCAACTTTTAAAATAATGGCTGCTTTATATAATTTCATTAACTCATTAGCGAAAAAACTATATTTGACTATTTGTATATCTTTGGGTCAACAAAATTTAAATATCTTTAACCCAGATTTCAACCCACCTGGTTTAAGTCAGGTTTAGAACTATAagtctattattattattattgaaacCTTGACGATACATATCTGAGGTACATATATATAATACCGTCCTCTTCTTTATCTACCTAATTGGATGTTTTGATTACAGGTTCTTCAACATCCCTATTCTTTTCTGTTCTGGTTTTGCGGTAACTAGCTTGGTAGTTTTTGAGGTGAAATCTGAGTATTAATTTGTCATATTTGCAAGTTCTGATGAAGTACTTTATTTGTGATGAACAAAATCCATTAGATGATCTATGTTTCATACCTCTATGCAGATTATATAATCTTGTATACGCATTTTTAATTCCTTCGCCAAGGACCCTCTGAAGGCTCCCATGGAGAAAAGAAATGCAACAGCTATGCCTTGCCACCATGTCAAAAATACTATGGACTTGAATGTGAGAAACTTGGCCAAAGGCTTAATTGGTGCCAATTTATCTTTAATGACAGAATAAAATTGTACGAGGCAATACAATGCCCAAGTCTGACTGAAATTTAGAACAACTGCCAAGTATGGATATCTGCAATCAAACCACAAGATTATGCACAAATGAATTACGGCAGATTTTTCTAAAGACATCATTGGAACAAAAGCAGATGCCTCCAACTTAGGACTGCTGCATTTAAACATAAATCCAATATATAGAGGGAGGAAGAGAGAATCTTACGCGTAACCCCACTCAAATTTCCCTTCACCATAAACACCAAAAAACTGAGTGATCATTGCTACTAGCGCACATATCAGCTTCAAAATCATCTGAATAGATGAAAAGATGTTCAATGGACAATGTCTGTGATATGAAGCTGAGAATACCTATAGATATATTATAATAAAACAGGAGCACATACATATTGAACAATGCCAACTTTCACAGCTTGATAAAAGTCGGCACCAAGATGCCAGTCCTTCAACAAGCAATTGAGAGGGAAGGGATGTTCTACAATTCCATAAGAATATGATTCTTCCAAAAGAGGCATGCTAGAGGTGATTATGCTTTGACTTTCCATATATTTAATTGTACTATCCTCACCACCTTTAAGTAAATCACATTGTCAAAAACAAGAGTTGATGTACTACAGGGGACCATTATAAATAacaataattaaaattaaaaaccAGAATCAGGATCAAACACAATTTTCCATCATGAGAAAAAACACAAAAAGATCCCCCTTTGCTATAGACACCCCACAAATGCTCCAACCTTATAATAATGCAGACATTTGTGATACAGGGAACATCTACAGAAACCTAGTGCACAATTGCACATCTTAATCACCATCATACATATTGAGAAACGATAGAAAAGTCTATCCTGTAGGGTAAGCCTAATCAGAAAAATGTGAAAGGAAAAAAACTGGTAACTTTCAGATTAATTCATATATACCCTTCCTAAAGAATGAGCCATCGATAATGGACCCGAGTCAGTTGTTTAAAAACACGACCACCCCTATCAATTTTCTCATCAAGGAACTGAAGGCTTTCATTGATGTCAAGTTAGTTTTCACCAAACATGTACAAGAATTTTAGAGAATGCATCAATCTAAATACTGACCAATAGTTAATTAATTACATAAGTAGGATAGAGAATTACTAAATCTTTATATGAAAATAGCAGCTTCCAAAAGTAGGCATTTAAAGTAAAGAAGAGACCATGCCAAGTGTTATTGCATGCACATACCTAAGCAGGCTATCAGATATCTCTCGAAGCAGTACAATGCAAAAGCTTCATAGCAGTCCCTGATAATCTCACAGTTAAATGCAGCATCTGAATTCAATAGTGATAGAAACTGTAGCAGAAAAGAAATAATAATTAATCACGATGCAAATAAGTTCAGTCAATAAATTGATCTACAGGCCTTGGCCACGACACAACAATGTACTACAGCTACATGGTAATACAGGGCATCTCAGTCACATCAGGTACTTGAGAACAAATAACACCCTAATGATAAAGAAAATGATACCATCCAAAATCAACAAATTTAGGATCATGAAGGTAGCTCGTATACTTTAGCAACTAGGATGTAAAACAACATTTTGCATTGTTGTCTATATAGAGTACATCAGGTAATTTTCCAGGAAATGCATAGTAATTACAAAAACATAACGGATGCTATGATTTTATTAGTGACAGTTCTGAACTTCAAACTAATTGCTACAAGATCACCTAAATATTTTCTACAACTATTGTCATCACGCTGCAATCCTGTCACAAGGTCCAAACTAGAGGTTATAGCTCACATTATAGTGATATACAATGCCAAAACTTTCGATGATCATAGCTAGGCAGAAATATCATTGTTAAAATATACATACTCTATTGATGTATTTTTTTAATAGTTGTGTAGCTTGGTACATAATTTTAGTAAGTCTTGTTGACTATAATATACTGGGGAATAAGAATTATAGAAAACTTTAATTTTTATTAGTAAACTGTTGAATTATATTTAATGTAAGAGCTTAGAGTATATAATTATCATTGTTATCACGAAGACGACTAGTCAACAACTAGTCAGCGACTAGTCGACACGAAGGTACTCAGGCGCCGAGAGTCTCCAAGCCCGACTTGTCGTCGACTAGTTGACGTGAAGGTCACCCAAGAGTCTCGTAGCCCGACTTGGGGCCTTTCATAATTGTGATGTACCACGCTTATTTTGAACTAAGTATTCTACTACTTTTGATCTAAATTATAAAACTAACGTgttcaaatatattatatattaaatctAGTAATTATACGTATAATGAACACTTTGTCGACTTTTTACGACTAGTCGGACGACTTGTCGACTAGTCTTCACGAAGGTACTAAGGCGTCAAGGGTCGACTTGGCGCCGTGATAACCTTGATAATTATATGTTCCGGTGTATATAATTATATGTTCTACATGTGCTTCTAGGAGCTATTAAATATGTAGGGTACATATAACAAGCCCAATTGTTTGGCTCCTTACCCATTAGGTTTTTATAAGGTGTTCTATTCTCTATACATGTCATGTAATCCCCACATTTTATAAAAGACTTCACCAGTGAAATATTGAATTGAATTTGAGTCTCTTCGTTCATGGGTTGCAATCCATTATTTATTCTCACTTCAGTGATTGAGTAACCCTTAGGATGTAATGGATTTTCTATGATTATTCAACCAGATTTATCTTTACTATAGTCTTTGTCACATAAACCATCGTTCTTATATTAAGTTAAGCTATAAATggatttaaatatataaatatttacaTATTCCCTAGCAATGAGGCATCAACATACCGATTCTACTGCATATACCGGAACCATCAGAATGAGTCCAATCATAAACTTCTGCTCCTGAAATCAAATTTTAGCTTCCTCGAATCAGTCCCATTAAAAACAAGCAAAAGGCAAACACGAAACTCAACACAATTTTAAGCAGAAGAATACGAACGAGATCAAACCTCAGGCTGATTGTAAGCTGCCAAATGCTCAAAAACAAGATACATAGACAAAACAAGTGCAACAGCTACAAAAACGCCAGCGCTTCCGACGGTCCAATTGTAAATCGAACTATGCTCTCCACTCAAACTAACCGTCCATAACGCCTCGGGAATCCGTGACGATTCAACCAAAGTGACAATAAAACATAAAGACAACACAATTCCTCCCCATTCCATCACCAAAACCACTAAAAACACACTAAACTCAATCAAATTCAATCATCCATACGCAACCTTGGAAAAAACTAAAACAATCAAAAAACATGGAATTACCTGGAGAAGCTACTAAATCACACCTACTTGACCTTCAATTGTAGTTACAAGACTTGTGATCACGAAACTTAGGGTTTTAAAATATGAGTATTCGCCCTAATGTCGAAGTGATTGAGCGTGAGTTGCAATGAATTGAGAATAAAACCCTAGAAAACATAATAAAAAGTGAATTAAAAGGGAGATTGTACATAAATTGATGAGAAATCGTATTAGAAAAAGTTACCTTGGGAAAGGCAGGCAGGAGATTGAGAGTGTGTGTGATATGATAAGTTTTGTGTGGAGATTTGGATTGGGGGGGGTTAGATTTCGTGCAAAGTCGTCCAAGTGTTTTCTCCTTTTCGATGATTATGGAAGGCGGTGTGGTTTATAACTTTGTTCAATGCTCTTCATCATTATAACATCCACACACTAaacaaatttttatttaaaatttgattttaattacCTTTAAAATAGaatagaaataataataataatatacatgGTATTTTAATGATGAAATTAGTAGAAATTTTAATAAAGTTATGTAATTATATATGCACTCGGGCTTTGTTAGAATTAGTAAtcttttaataaaattatataattatcacCATTAAAAATTCTTCTTTATAATCACCTATATTTAGATGAGTAGAAAAATAGGTTCTAACTAGCGTAAAAACCCCGTGCGAGACACATACCggtttatatatgaaataatttcatatatatatatatatatttcataattggaaaatgataaaaaaaattactttATTTTATACTTTAAAGTATTTCATAACttatagggaataaaataaatcATGAGTATTAAtttaatatcgcattaattatatcaTAATTAGGCTGACAGCTAGGCGCGGTTGGAGGGCctaaaaccctgaatattaattaatttcgtaattaattaataaaggataaatcagctattaagatgagtcctagagagggcataaatccttgtagattagcctctaagggacctaataggataaggaatcagtttcctacttcctaggactccaaattccattctaattctgagacttgtccaccaagtctcctagatctagtccaattcaaggactctcaacacctatataaggggtcttacccccacaaatcagaactacgtttttggcttaattctctaactcacagaaatacgtaggcatctcgtaaaagcagagttaagctacgaaacacgagaacacccattaaaggccttgagctcccgaatcttagtaataaatacaccAGTTAATATACCCTAAGTTattatccataacatttggcgtcaTCTGTGGgaagcat is a window of Apium graveolens cultivar Ventura unplaced genomic scaffold, ASM990537v1 ctg1461, whole genome shotgun sequence DNA encoding:
- the LOC141699890 gene encoding protein LAZ1 homolog 1; this translates as MEWGGIVLSLCFIVTLVESSRIPEALWTVSLSGEHSSIYNWTVGSAGVFVAVALVLSMYLVFEHLAAYNQPEEQKFMIGLILMVPVYAVESFLSLLNSDAAFNCEIIRDCYEAFALYCFERYLIACLGGEDSTIKYMESQSIITSSMPLLEESYSYGIVEHPFPLNCLLKDWHLGADFYQAVKVGIVQYMILKLICALVAMITQFFGVYGEGKFEWGYAYPYLAVVLNFSQTWALYCLVQFYSVIKDKLAPIKPLAKFLTFKSIVFLTWWQGIAVAFLFSMGAFRGSLAKELKMRIQDYIICIEMGVSAIVHLYVFPAIPYKRGERCVRNVAVMSDYASLGTDPDPEEVRDCERYTRVHLGRHADGEKRLNFRQSVRDVVVGSSEIIVDDMKYTVSHVVEPVERGFSKINEKFHQISENVKRLEELKKKSKDDSYVIPLNSWSKEFSDVHDNLVEGSCSDSNLPDSKRKYSHHKESASQFKRR